The Henckelia pumila isolate YLH828 chromosome 2, ASM3356847v2, whole genome shotgun sequence genome includes a window with the following:
- the LOC140881629 gene encoding serine/threonine-protein kinase AtPK2/AtPK19-like: MENTVSSSSTSHHNPTKKTLHSMLASRLTHLHIPSSGPSTDPSQDFDFSELFGPLPSSSPPSSSSLFLGDPQVIHHRSHSLVGPSPRFTLSKSLPPFERDQLCYSSSDDTGNNDVESTKDEDFSEFVCDDDVVSEVVENGRGDEINKVGPGDFEIMRVIGKGAFGKVFQVRKKGMDDDCNGGDGIFAMKVMKKDTIIKNNHVDYMRAERDILTKVVHPFIVQLRYSFQTKSKLYLILDFVNGGHLFYHLYRQGIFSEDQARVYTAEIVSAVSHLHKSGIVHRDLKPENILMDAEGHVTLTDFGLAKEIDESSRSNSMCGTTEYMAPEILLSKGHNKNADWWSIGILLYEMLSGKPPFTHANRKKLQEKIIKEKIKLLPRLSSEAHSLLKGLLQKDPAQRLGSGPKGADEVKSHKWFRTINWKKLEARELLPKFRPDVSGKDCTANFDRCWTAMPLDDSPAPTPTAGEHFQGYTYVAPNPWLSSE, encoded by the exons ATGGAAAACACCGTCTCAtcttcttcaacttcccacCATAACCCCACCAAGAAGACCCTTCACTCCATGTTAGCTTCGAGGCTAACCCACCTCCACATCCCATCCTCCGGTCCCTCCACCGATCCATCCCAAGATTTCGATTTCTCCGAACTCTTCGGCCCCTTGCCTTCCTCTTCTCCCCCTTCATCTTCTTCGCTCTTTCTGGGTGACCCACAAGTCATTCATCACCGCTCCCACTCCTTAGTGGGTCCTTCTCCCCGTTTCACGCTCTCCAAATCACTTCCCCCCTTCGAGCGTGACCAGTTATGCTATTCTTCATCCGACGATACGGGCAATAATGATGTGGAGAGTACGAAAGATGAAGACTTCAGTGAGTTTGTTTGTGATGATGATGTAGTTAGTGAGGTGGTGGAGAATGGCAGAGGAGATGAAATTAACAAAGTGGGGCCTggggattttgagataatgaggGTGATTGGGAAAGGTGCATTTGGGAAGGTTTTTCAGGTGAGGAAGAAAGGTATGGATGATGATTGTAATGGTGGAGATGGGATTTTTGCTATGAAAGTAATGAAGAAGGATACCATAATCAAGAATAATCATGTCGATTACATGAGAGCTGAGAGGGATATTCTCACCAAAGTAGTTCATCCCTTTATTGTTCAGCTGCGATACTCCTTTCAA ACCAAGTCTAAACTGTATTTGATACTGGACTTTGTAAATGGTGGCCATCTATTTTATCATCTGTATAGACAAGGGATTTTCAG TGAGGATCAGGCAAGGGTTTATACTGCTGAGATTGTATCCGCTGTCTCACATCTTCACAAGAGCGGGATTGTGCATCGAGATTTAAAACCTGAAAATATTCTCATGGATGCTGAGGGGCAT GTTACGTTGACTGATTTTGGACTTGCCAAAGAGATCGATGAATCAAGCAGATCAAATTCGATGTGTGGGACGACAGAATACATGGCTCCAGAAATCTTACTATCTAAAGGTCATAATAAGAATGCTGATTGGTGGAGCATTGGGATCCTTTTATATGAAATGCTTAGCGGCAAG CCACCGTTCACACATGCAAACAGAAAGAAGCTCCAGGAGAAAATCATTAAGGAAAAAATAAAGCTACTGCCTCGTTTGAGCAGTGAGGCCCACTCTTTACTGAAAGGG TTGCTTCAAAAAGATCCGGCTCAAAGGTTAGGGAGCGGACCTAAGGGAGCAGACGAAGTGAAATCTCACAAATGGTTTCGAACTATAAACTGGAAGAAATTGGAGGCAAGAGAACTACTGCCCAAGTTTAGGCCAGATGTGAGTGGGAAAGATTGCACAGCTAATTTTGATCGATGCTGGACTGCGATGCCATTGGACGATTCTCCGGCCCCAACTCCAACAGCAGGTGAACATTTCCAAGGGTACACATACGTGGCGCCTAATCCCTGGCTATCATCCGAGTGA